A window from Drosophila yakuba strain Tai18E2 chromosome 3L, Prin_Dyak_Tai18E2_2.1, whole genome shotgun sequence encodes these proteins:
- the LOC6534709 gene encoding mediator of RNA polymerase II transcription subunit 13 isoform X2 — MTHQNHQTNGASLEDCHTNFYALTDLCGIKWRKFVNGERPNASSDPLADPILRSYSRCIQADMLCVWRRVQSTKTDNADPNALNFEMTTSTKVHPPLSLAAAKELWIFWYGEEPDLSELVDAELLRVAANQALWNGTWKGALTYECRSLLFKALHNLMERFVLTKDIVRFGKWFVQPCTSSDRLFGRSSQHLSFSFTFFVHGDTVCASIDLREHPAVRPLTKEHLAEAAAAFAATSSPPGSNGSTATAGGAVPNPGQDPNGAGMEALDGGEGAAKAAPPPHARKVMLAPFGIAGILTGNSYKASDPIAEKILEDWASFFPLCNKDNTDVPPVVEVVSGGHKMYHPTNYVLVTDLDDMEHMEFVEMQKMQSPVGGAAADVAVLASLSCPPGAAVAPPAMGAAPSATAVPLGPASLNAPAGAGVGTTASSAAKEISRKAAPQAVSALERLAFQPYYDQRPTSGFTFNTNNTHIPASAAVEMPERTWQDCVMNTLHVDAAAAAAAVASSTTASGTVSSSADGDENELNKPPQQDSKQLVQQQIQQQQQQQRQKLWNFVDPMQKAPCICTKNLGNTPHGTPHGGASTYSRNSLGGDSSMPVASVESPATPAPSPHPNSAHSQPTSVPPAEQLLNMSPHAPTSVSNLQQPPTPIDHLLDKNTPAPTPTDQHDNKSITASPYVHQTPSVEPPSYTDHAAGGGAAGGQGIGTGPGSVPAQQPATPTAATSAGGAGSGGPSNAIGGNGMGTISVKKLEMQQHTPLAAMAIKQEPGVQGRGVGGVTSTTEALNNFKRLYNPPKLTLKDPDSFYDEEWLKEVIYDFQYQEYWDYSTVKRPKMEKQRRPRYAKNLYEGQTHVKPVMPSPGSVYGSQLLSLDESAGSAGGGGGGQAAGSSGGGLVGIANSTASGSDVEADGSSFFQGLNIKTEPGLHSPSCKETSKSSGGNSSGGGSGSGGNLFTAEGLNPSLNDLEQLFETSSNDECSSVQIHTPPDSNNPSNGGCSAVTNTIEDLKRSTAVASAAVAAAAAAAASGAGNIQAEDLTKMFPTPPSHEQQHPNSSPCQTDVVMTDLSVDTTTTNITSSITTTCNTTITSSINTTTTGCSNPSNSIMLASVQAPVTVVAIQTVSKMVKQEYNLELGSPMEEPIDDWDYVYRAPQQEKFVGSTRYAPLTNLPSQTQPPLTLPTGCFYQPTWSSHKSRAATLAKAAAAQQQQHQKHQALQQRIQLHQQKLQQLQLQNQQQQQAAAAAAAAAAGGVGHQKHQHQHLHDLLSAAPRTPLTPSTVPQPLSSGGSQYLLNQLNCPQAPPGASMQQLMHRAGMSPISPGPGIGPYAARSSPMSRATPTHPPPPYPYDLAVASPATSTSSYLNRPLHSQEHPHMHGMGGGAAGGVGHGTGAGGHMGMIPYTGDAGIASGGTAMTAGSSTLLQELPEVNSVLVNILLYDTALNVFRDHNFDSSSVCVCNADTQKIGNIRGADSGVYVPLPGVSFNPFPSGAGGAAAGQRMLNGPSSAGFGGMRMISAFGGSPASASMPGAGSGHGHGPNGGSNSSSCTPPSSNPHITGYVDDDPVECTCGFSAVVNRRLSHRAGLFYEDEVEITGIADDPGRNKQPTLLSIIQSLSRKNQIKQGPGEPSSALEKIGAGGLPSGQLEQLAHAVFDLLLDQCSIIQTSSSSVHRALQSHRRRMSRQRRIFGTNGAPTASLASIANVLEFMDAHDVISLALEQSRLAFENQRMDNMMDFHGNGSSSSHQQQQLTAFHAPPAALRHKLAGIGAGRLTVHKWPYLPVGFTRSNKEIVRTMNAIQPMLQNAFHCKSRGGSGSKDASSYNTVSGPLTWRQFHRLAGRASGQCEPQPIPSVVVGYEKDWISVAPHSIHYWDKFLLEPYSYARDVVYVVVCPDNEHVVSCTRSYFRELSSTYEMCKLGKHTPIRGWEGFLQVGAARNNVPADRETTPLDDWLRTLEHAALAEQIRRYAVAFIHQLAPYLSRVPNDKTLLNPPDGTGNSHTKGGSSSSSNSSSVSGLPGGDLSTDNIKLEPGTEPQVQPMETNEIKQEPGTGKGVTAAGDTKPALILGDPLGMGETLEDINPSAIVLYVVNPFTFASDSCELERLALIALLRCYAELLKAVPDSVRSQMNIQIISLESVMELGPCGNRKRFSDEIRCLALNIFSQCRRHLVHAQSVKSLTGFGTAANMEAFLKTKDEPNRRAYKMYTAPFVLAPMHERNDKTDFSRSAGSMHGQNEHRYSVMYCNYCLSEDQAWLLATATDERGEMLEKICINIDVPNRARRRKAPARYVALRKLMDFIMGIISQTSQMWRLVIGRIGRIGHSELKSWSFLLSKQQLQKASKQFKDMCKQCTLMYPPTILSACLVTLEPDAKLRVMPDQFTPDERFSQISMQNPLATPQDVTCTHILVFPTSAVCAPFTRQFQNEPQVDDDFLTFEEEGNEDFSDADIGDLFWETHMDRVSNHGSPGRMDDNRSWQSAGGNNFKCTPPQEVEEVGSLNQQPISVGYMVSTAPTGRMPAWFWSACPHLEDVCPVFLKTALHLHVPSIQSADDILNSTNAHQSANDHPLDSILTADVLRFVLEGYNALSWLALDSNTHDRLSCLPINVQTLMDLYYLTAAIA, encoded by the exons ATGACGCATCAAAATCATCAGACAAACGGTGCAAGTTTGGAGGATTGCCACACAAACTTTTATGCCTTG ACTGATTTATGTGGAATAAAGTGGCGGAAGTTCGTTAACGGGGAGCGACCGAACGCATCGAGCGATCCTCTGGCAGACCCGATCCTGCGCTCCTATTCGCGATGCATCCAGGCGGACATGCTGTGCGTGTGGAGGAGGGTCCAATCCACAAAGACGGACAACGCCGACCCGAATGCCTTAAACTTCGAGATGACCACGTCGACCAAGGTCCACCCGCCCCTTTCGCTGGCCGCCGCCAAAGAGCTCTGGATCTTCTGGTACGGCGAGGAGCCCGATCTCAGTGAACTGGTCGATGCCGAGCTGCTCCGAGTGGCGG cCAACCAAGCGCTGTGGAATGGCACCTGGAAAGGAGCTCTCACCTACGAGTGCCGATCGCTGCTCTTTAAGGCGCTGCACAATCTCATGGAGAG ATTCGTGCTTACCAAGGACATTGTCCGCTTTGGAAAATGGTTTGTGCAGCCCTGCACCTCCAGCGATCGCCTCTTTGGACGCAG CTCCCAGCACTTGTCCTTCTCATTTACGTTCTTTGTGCACGGCGACACAGTTTGTGCCTCCATTGATTTGCGCGAGCATCCCGCCGTGCGTCCGCTGACCAAGGAGCATTTGGCTGAAGCTGCGGCAGCCTTTGCAGCGACCAGTTCTCCGCCAGGTTCAAATGGATCTACGGCGACAGCAGGCGGAGCAGTGCCTAATCCTGGTCAGGATCCAAATGGAGCCGGCATGGAGGCACTGGACGGCGGAGAAGGAGCGGCCAAGGCAGCGCCACCGCCGCACGCGCGTAAGGTGATGCTGGCCCCCTTTGGAATTGCGGGCATACTCACCGGCAATAGTTATAAGGCCAGCGATCCCATAGCCGAGAAGATCCTTGAGGATTGGGCCTCGTTTTTTCCGCTGTGCAATAAGGACAACACGGATGTGCCACCCGTGGTGGAAGTGGTGTCGG GTGGTCATAAGATGTATCATCCCACGAACTACGTACTAGTCACAGACCTGGACGACATGGAGCACATGGAGTTCGTCGAGATGCAGAAGATGCAAAGCCCAGTGGGTGGAGCGGCGGCTGATGTAGCTGTTCTGGCCTCGCTTTCCTGCCCACCTGGAGCAGCAGTTGCTCCTCCAGCAATGGGCGCAGCTCCATCTGCAACAGCGGTTCCCTTGGGTCCAGCTTCCCTCAATGctccagcaggagcaggagttgGAACTACTGCATCTTCTGCCGCCAAAGAGATATCCCGCAAGGCAGCTCCACAAGCGGTCAGCGCCCTGGAACGTCTCGCCTTCCAACCCTACTATGATCAAAGGCCCACCTCGGGCTTCACCTTCAATACCAACAATACTCACATACCCGCCTCGGCTGCCGTGGAAATGCCGGAACGAACCTGGCAGGATTGCGTGATGAACACGCTTCATGTGGatgcagcagcggcggcagcagcagttgcttCTTCTACTACCGCCTCGGGAACTGTGTCATCATCTGCGGATGGCGACGAGAATGAGCTGAATAAACCGCCGCAGCAGGACTCAAAGCAACTGGTGCAGCAGCAGattcagcagcaacagcagcagcaacgtcAAAAGCTCTGGAACTTTGTGGATCCCATGCAGAAGGCACCCTGCATATGCACCAA AAATCTGGGGAATACACCTCATGGAACACCACATGGCGGAGCTTCGACGTACTCCCGCAATTCCTTGGGTGGCGATTCATCGATGCCGGTGGCCTCCGTGGAATCACCGGCAACGCCAGCTCCCTCTCCGCATCCGAATTCGGCGCATTCGCAACCGACATCCGTGCCGCCCGCTGAGCAA CTGCTCAATATGAGTCCTCATGCGCCAACTTCGGTTTCCAATCTGCAACAGCCGCCGACGCCTATAGACCACCTGCTAGACAAGAATACACCGGCTCCCACGCCAACTGACCAGCACGACAACAAGAGCATTACGGCCTCGCCTTATGTTCATCAGACGCCCAGCGTAGAGCCGCCCTCCTATACGGATCATGCGgccggcggaggagcagctggtggGCAAGGCATTGGTACGGGTCCAGGAAGTGTGCCCGCCCAGCaaccggccacgcccacggcagcaacatcagctgGCGGCGCCGGATCTGGCGGACCTTCAAATGCAATTGGAGGGAATGGAATGGGCACTATAAGTGTCAAGAAGCTTGAGATGCAGCAGCATACTCCATTGGCGGCTATGGCCATCAAGCAGGAGCCTGGTGTTCAAGGTCGGGGGGTCGGAGGTGTTACCTCCACCACGGAGGCCTTGAACAACTTTAAGCGACTGTACAACCCGCCAAAGCTGACGTTAAAGGATCCGGACAGCTTCTACGACGAGGAGTGGCTTAAGGAGGTCATCTACGACTTTCAGTACCAGGAATACTG GGACTATAGCACGGTGAAACGtccgaaaatggaaaagcaacGGCGACCTAGGTATGCCAAGAACCTCTACGAAGGGCAAACCCACGTGAAGCCCGTGATGCCTTCGCCAGGATCCGTTTATGGCTCGCAGTTGCTCTCTTTGGATGAATCAGCAGGCTCAgcaggaggaggcggtggaggaCAGGCGGCTGGCAGCTCCGGCGGAGGACTAGTGGGCATTGCCAACAGTACTGCCAGTGGCAGTGATGTAGAAGCCGATGGCAGCAGCTTCTTCCAGGGATTGAATATTAAGACAGAGCCCGGATTGCATTCCCCCTCTTGCAAGGAAACGTCGAAATCTTCTggcggcaacagcagcggtGGAGGAAGTGGTAGCGGGGGTAATCTCTTCACAGCTGAAGGTTTGAATCCCTCTCTCAATGATCTGGAGCAGTTGTTTGAAACGAGCTCGAACGACGAGTGCAGCAGCGTGCAAATCCACACACCGCCCGATTCTAATAACCCCTCGAATGGTGGCTGCAGTGCTGTGACCAATACGATCGAAGACCTCAAACGGAGCACAGCGGTGGCCAGTGCGGccgtggcagcggcagcagcagctgcggccTCAGGAGCGGGCAATATTCAGGCGGAGGATCTTACTAAGATGTTTCCTACACCACCCTCTCACGAGCAGCAGCACCCGAACTCGAGTCCCTGCCAAACGGACGTGGTCATGACGGATCTCAGTGTGGACACCACCACAACCAATATAACCAGTAGTATCACCACGACCTGCAATACCACTATCACGAGTAGTATAAACACCACCACAACAGGCTGTAGCAACCCTAGCAACAGTATTATGCTGGCTTCCGTTCAAGCTCCCGTCACCGTGGTGGCCATTCAGACTGTCTCCAAGATGGTGAAGCAGGAATATAACCTGGAACTGGGTAGCCCTATGGAAGAGCCCATTGATGACTGGGACTATGTGTACCGAGCACCGCAACAGGAGAAGTTTGTAGGCTCCACGCGATATGCTCCATTGACCAACCTGCCCAGTCAAACACAGCCGCCGCTGACTCTGCCTACGGGATGCTTCTATCAACCCACCTGGAGTAGTCACAAATCAAGAGCAGCTACATTGGCTAAAGCAGCGGCAgctcaacagcagcagcatcagaaACATCAGGCCCTTCAGCAGCGCATCCAATTGCATCAGCAGAAACtacagcagctccagctccagaatcagcagcaacaacaagctgctgccgcagcagcagcggcggcagcgggAGGAGTTGGCCACCAGAAgcaccagcatcagcatctTCATGATCTCCTGTCAGCGGCGCCGAGGACACCATTAACGCCCTCCACTGTTCCTCAACCGTTGAGCAGTGGTGGCAGTCAGTATTTGCTGAATCAGTTGAACTGCCCACAAGCACCACCTGGGGCATCCATGCAGCAGCTTATGCACCGAGCGGGGATGTCACCAATTTCCCCGGGACCCGGAATAGGCCCGTATGCCGCCAGAAGTAGTCCAATGTCGAGGGCAACTCCTACGCATCCGCCACCGCCATATCCCTATGACTTGGCTGTGGCTAGTCCCGCTACCTCCACATCGTCGTACTTGAACCGGCCGCTTCACTCGCAGGAGCATCCACACATGCATGGTATGGGCGGCGGAGCAGCGGGAGGTGTGGGTCACGGAACAGGAGCTGGCGGGCACATGGGTATGATACCTTACACTGGCGATGCGGGCATTGCCAGTGGTGGAACAGCGATGACAGCCGGATCCTCGACCCTGCTTCAGGAATTACCAGAAGTAAATTCTGTCCTAGTTAACATACTGCTTTACGATACCGCCTTGAATGTCTTTCGGGATCACAATTTCGATAGtagcagtgtgtgtgtgtgcaatgcGGATACACAAAAGATCGGCAATATTCGCGGAGCTGATTCCGGAGTATATGTACCCCTGCCAGGGGTTAGCTTTAATCCTTTCCCTTCCGGAGCTGGAGGTGCTGCGGCTGGACAGCGAATGCTCAATGGACCCAGCTCCGCCGGTTTTGGCGGCATGCGGATGATCAGTGCCTTTGGGGGTTCGCCAGCCTCAGCCTCGATGCCCGGAGCTGGCTCCGGACATGGCCATGGTCCGAATGGCGGCTCGAACTCGTCGTCTTGCACGCCGCCCAGCAGTAATCCCCATATCACCGGCTATGTGGACGATGATCCCGTGGAATGTACGTGTGGTTTCAGTGCAGTGGTCAATCGAAGACTCTCTCATCGCGCTGGACTCTTTTACGAAGATGAGGTGGAGATCACGGGCATCGCGGATGATCCGGGCAGGAACAAGCAGCCTACATTGCTCAGTATCATCCAGAGTCTTAGCAGGAAAAACCAAATCAAGCAGGGACCTGGAGAACCGAGCTCTGCCTTGGAAAAAATCGGAGCGGGTGGATTGCCTAGTGGTCAACTGGAGCAATTGGCTCATGCTGTATTTGACCTGCTATTGGATCAGTGCTCTATCATCCAAACATCTAGTAGTTCGGTGCACAGAGCTCTTCAGTCCCATCGGAGGCGAATGTCCCGTCAACGAAGGATCTTCGGCACCAATGGAGCACCTACTGCTTCATTGGCATCAATTGCAAATGTTCTAGAGTTTATGGATGCACACGACGTTATAAGTTTGGCTCTGGAGCAGTCGAGATTGGCATTTGAAAACCAACGTATGGACAACATGATGGACTTCCATGGAAATGGTAGCAGTAGCTctcatcagcaacagcaactcaCAGCTTTTCATGCACCACCAGCTGCTTTGCGTCACAAGCTAGCGGGTATTGGTGCTGGTCGGTTGACAGTTCACAAGTGGCCATATCTTCCCGTCGGTTTCACCCGTAGCAATAAGGAGATTGTACGCACCATGAATGCTATACAGCCGATGCTGCAGAATGCATTCCATTGCAAATCGAGGGGCGGCTCAGGTTCCAAGGATGCCAGTTCGTACAACACGGTGAGTGGACCGCTAACCTGGCGCCAATTCCATCGCCTGGCAGGCCGTGCATCCGGACAATGTGAACCCCAACCGATACCATCCGTGGTGGTGGGCTACGAGAAAGATTGGATCTCGGTGGCACCGCACTCTATCCACTATTGGGATAAGTTTCTCCTGGAACCGTACTCTTATGCCCGGGATGTTGTCTACGTGGTGGTGTGTCCCGACAACGAGCATGTGGTGAGTTGCACCCGCAGCTATTTCCGGGAACTAAGCAGCACCTACGAGATGTGCAAGCTGGGAAAACACACGCCCATTCGAGGATGGGAAGGCTTCCTTCAGGTAGGCGCTGCTCGCAACAACGTGCCCGCGGATCGGGAAACGACCCCTTTAGATGATTGGCTGCGTACCCTGGAGCACGCTGCTCTGGCGGAGCAAATTCGTCGGTATGCAGTTGCCTTTATTCACCAGTTGGCTCCATATCTGAGTCGAGTGCCAAATGATAAAACGCTGTTGAATCCACCAGATGGCACTGGGAACTCGCACACCAAAGGAGGCAGCTCTTCCTCCTCGAATAGCTCTTCAGTCAGCGGATTACCTGGCGGGGATTTAAGCACTGATAATATCAAGCTGGAGCCGGGTACAGAACCTCAAGTCCAACCAATGGAGACCAACGAAATAAAACAGGAACCCGGAACGGGAAAAGGAGTCACTGCAGCAGGTGATACCAAACCCGCTTTGATCCTTGGAGATCCATTGGGAATGGGCGAGACTTTGGAGGACATCAACCCGTCAGCCATTGTCCTTTATGTGGTCAATCCGTTCACTTTCGCCTCGGATAGCTGCGAATTGGAGCGTTTGGCTTTGATTGCTCTGCTTCGTTGCTATGCGGAACTGCTGAAAGCAGTTCCTGATTCAGTGCGATCGCAGATGAACATCCAGATTATATCGCTAGAATCGGTAATGGAACTGGGACCGTGCGGCAATCGAAAGCGTTTCTCGGACGAGATTAGGTGCCTTGCTCTTAATATATTTTCGCAGTGCCGGCGGCATCTGGTGCATGCCCAATCCGTAAAAAGTCTCACTGGCTTTGGAACGGCGGCTAATATGGAGGCGTTTCTCAAGACAAAGGATGAACCCAATCGCCGGGCTTACAAGATGTACACGGCTCCTTTTGTTCTTGCACCCATGCACGAGAGGAATGACAAAACGGACTTCTCCAGATCAGCGGGAAGTATGCATGGTCAGAATGAACATCGTTATTCGGTGATGTATTGCAATTACTGCCTGAGCGAGGATCAGGCTTGGCTTTTGGCCACCGCCACTGATGAAAGGGGCGAGATGCTGGAGAAGATCTGCATTAATATTGATGTGCCAAATCGTGCACGGAGAAGAAAAGCTCCTGCTCGCTATGTCGCCCTAAGGAAATTGATGGACTTCATCATGGGAATCATCTCGCAGACATCGCAAATGTGGCGTTTGGTGATCGGCCGCATTGGAAGGATCGGACACAGTGAACTAAAGTCTTGGAGTTTTTTGCTCAGCAAGCAACAGCTGCAAAAGGCATCCAAGCAATTTAAGGATATGTGTAAACAATGTACATTGATGTATCCACCCACAATCCTGAGTGCTTGCCTTGTGACCCTGGAGCCGGATGCCAAGCTGCGCGTGATGCCCGATCAGTTTACACCAGATGAGCGCTTCTCACAGATTTCAATGCAGAACCCGTTAGCTACTCCACAGGACGTTACCTGCACCCACATCCTGGTCTTTCCCACTAGCGCCGTCTGTGCG CCCTTTACGCGCCAGTTCCAAAATGAGCCGCAAGTAGATGACGACTTCCTAACCTTCGAGGAAGAGGGCAACGAGGACTTTAGCGATGCGGACATTGGAGATCTGTTCTGGGAAA CTCACATGGACAGAGTTTCCAATCATGGTAGTCCCGGTCGCATGGATGACAATCGGAGTTGGCAGAGCGCAGGCGGTAACAACTTTAAATGCACGCCGCCACAGGAAGTAGAGGAG GTTGGTTCACTTAATCAGCAGCCAATATCAGTGGGTTACATGGTGTCCACGGCGCCAACCGGTCGCATGCCCGCTTGGTTCTGGTCCGCTTGTCCGCACCTAGAAGATGTTTGCCCCGTGTTTCTGAAGACAGCCCTACATCTCCATGTGCCCAGTATACAGTCTGCCGATGATATTCTCAACTCGACCAATGCACATCAGTCAGCCAACGATCATCCGCTAGACTCCATTCTCACAGCGGATGTTTTGCGCTTCGTCCTCGAGGGATACAATGCCCTTTCCTGGCTGGCGCTTGACTCCAACACACACGATCGTCTCTCCTGTCTACCCATAAATGTTCAGACGCTAATGGATCTGTACTATCTGACGGCTGCCATAGCCTAA